A genomic window from Ascaphus truei isolate aAscTru1 chromosome 1, aAscTru1.hap1, whole genome shotgun sequence includes:
- the ASB5 gene encoding ankyrin repeat and SOCS box protein 5 isoform X2, which yields MSLNAAVQHSRKMKRSLESVEKYPAKRRSSWGVLTNQGSWADRSPLHEAASQGRLLGLKTLLSQGYNVNTVTIDHVTPLHEACLGDHVACARTLLEAGANVNATTIDGVTPLFNACSRGSASCVELLLEYGAKAQLETCLPSPTHEASSKGYSECLDVLISWGIDVDQDIPHLGTPLYLACKAQQISCVRKLLYAGADVQQGRHLDSPLHAAAQQSSTDIVNLLLDFGADINAKNTDLKRPVDVAAARSSVEKHLLLYEATPCSLCQLCRLCIRNCIGGSRLHLVPQLQLPTILKDFLQYRESIRNF from the exons ATGTCTCTAAATGCTGCAGTACAGCACAGTCGCAAGATGAAAAGAAGCCTGGAGAGTGTAGAAAAGTATCCTGCTAAACGGAGATCAAGCTGGGGAGTTCTCACTAACCAAG GGTCTTGGGCGGATCGATCACCACTGCATGAAGCAGCCAGTCAGGGGCGTCTTCTGGGGCTGAAAACGTTACTTTCACAG GGTTACAATGTGAACACAGTGACTATTGATCACGTGACTCCACTGCACGAAGCTTGTTTAGGAGATCACGTTGCATGTGCAAGAACCCTTCTGGAAGCTGGAGCAAAT GTGAATGCTACAACCATTGATGGAGTGACTCCTTTATTTAATGCATGCTCAAGAGGCAGTGCTAGTTGTGTGGAACTTCTTTTGGAGTATGGTGCAAAAGCTCAATTGGAAACATGTCTTCCTTCACCGACTCATGAAGCTTCAAGTAAAG GTTATAGTGAGTGTCTAGATGTATTGATCTCTTGGGGTATAGACGTGGACCAAGACATTCCTCATTTGGGTACTCCTCTTTATCTTGCATGCAAAGCCCAGCAGATCAGTTGTGTAAGAAAGCTCCTGTATGCAG GCGCGGATGTACAGCAGGGCAGGCACTTGGATAGCCCATTACATGCTGCTGCTCAGCAGTCCAGTACCGACATTGTAAACCTGCTGCTGGACTTCGGTGCTGACATCAATGCCAAAAATACAGACCTCAAACGTCCAGTGGATGTTGCTGCTGCAAGAAGTTCAGTGGAAAAGCACTTGCTTTTGTATGAAG ccacTCCATGTTCTCTCTGTCAGTTATGCAGATTATGCATCCGAAACTGCATAGGAGGATCCAGATTGCATCTTGTTCCACAGCTCCAGTTGCCAACAATACTGAAAGATTTCTTGCAGTATCGAGAAAGTATAAGAAACTTTTAA
- the ASB5 gene encoding ankyrin repeat and SOCS box protein 5 isoform X3 produces the protein MSYFYVHSEWLEVPWGDGDLGSWADRSPLHEAASQGRLLGLKTLLSQGYNVNTVTIDHVTPLHEACLGDHVACARTLLEAGANVNATTIDGVTPLFNACSRGSASCVELLLEYGAKAQLETCLPSPTHEASSKGYSECLDVLISWGIDVDQDIPHLGTPLYLACKAQQISCVRKLLYAGADVQQGRHLDSPLHAAAQQSSTDIVNLLLDFGADINAKNTDLKRPVDVAAARSSVEKHLLLYEATPCSLCQLCRLCIRNCIGGSRLHLVPQLQLPTILKDFLQYRESIRNF, from the exons ATGAGTTATTTTTATGTACATAGCGAATGGCTGGAAGTGCCATGGGGAGACGGAGACTTAG GGTCTTGGGCGGATCGATCACCACTGCATGAAGCAGCCAGTCAGGGGCGTCTTCTGGGGCTGAAAACGTTACTTTCACAG GGTTACAATGTGAACACAGTGACTATTGATCACGTGACTCCACTGCACGAAGCTTGTTTAGGAGATCACGTTGCATGTGCAAGAACCCTTCTGGAAGCTGGAGCAAAT GTGAATGCTACAACCATTGATGGAGTGACTCCTTTATTTAATGCATGCTCAAGAGGCAGTGCTAGTTGTGTGGAACTTCTTTTGGAGTATGGTGCAAAAGCTCAATTGGAAACATGTCTTCCTTCACCGACTCATGAAGCTTCAAGTAAAG GTTATAGTGAGTGTCTAGATGTATTGATCTCTTGGGGTATAGACGTGGACCAAGACATTCCTCATTTGGGTACTCCTCTTTATCTTGCATGCAAAGCCCAGCAGATCAGTTGTGTAAGAAAGCTCCTGTATGCAG GCGCGGATGTACAGCAGGGCAGGCACTTGGATAGCCCATTACATGCTGCTGCTCAGCAGTCCAGTACCGACATTGTAAACCTGCTGCTGGACTTCGGTGCTGACATCAATGCCAAAAATACAGACCTCAAACGTCCAGTGGATGTTGCTGCTGCAAGAAGTTCAGTGGAAAAGCACTTGCTTTTGTATGAAG ccacTCCATGTTCTCTCTGTCAGTTATGCAGATTATGCATCCGAAACTGCATAGGAGGATCCAGATTGCATCTTGTTCCACAGCTCCAGTTGCCAACAATACTGAAAGATTTCTTGCAGTATCGAGAAAGTATAAGAAACTTTTAA